Proteins encoded in a region of the Leifsonia sp. PS1209 genome:
- a CDS encoding acylphosphatase: MVRKRAIVTGSVQGVGFRWSARETAHRLGVTGFARNRADGSVEVEVEGDQEPVDRMLDWLRTGPPGSEVADVAVSDAAPAGDDAFRIRETR; the protein is encoded by the coding sequence ATGGTCCGCAAGAGAGCGATCGTGACAGGTTCCGTGCAGGGTGTCGGCTTCCGGTGGAGCGCCAGGGAGACCGCGCACCGGCTGGGCGTCACCGGGTTCGCCCGCAACCGGGCGGACGGCAGCGTCGAGGTGGAGGTCGAGGGCGACCAGGAGCCGGTCGACAGGATGCTCGACTGGCTCCGCACGGGCCCGCCGGGCTCGGAGGTGGCGGACGTGGCGGTCAGCGACGCAGCACCGGCCGGGGACGACGCGTTCCGTATCCGGGAGACCAGGTAG